The Scyliorhinus torazame isolate Kashiwa2021f chromosome 10, sScyTor2.1, whole genome shotgun sequence genome contains a region encoding:
- the LOC140430507 gene encoding endogenous retrovirus group 3 member 1 Env polyprotein-like: MVKEKKVKATPKPTAPQVYPSLYEEIQHEIQLLKAGGNLFVDLALRITQTLKVTNCWVCGGPLMSERWPWRGSTVEAADLFKWNITTSTHRRPQEWILTDTPLATECVANDPSGSPVKHVGVSPCKQIKTFHKNGSTSWWPKRPTWYWRATDAPIQGTCDNTTEGLWKCKAETDNPYLGIPGMKTWGHDTNKGGPAPEGLFWICGKRGYSILPPNWKGTCSLGLLQPGFFLLPKRRGNALGVRVFDDLRRPKRSVEIGTWKDEEWPRESNLLSWAGDLGGGWLMGLPHTNLYTEPRYQVAGCPGDHNEQDSRGLGAIG, from the coding sequence ATGGTGAAGGAAAAGAAGGTCAAGGCTACCCCTAAACCAACTGCTCCCCAGGTATACCCCTCCCTTTATGAGGAGATCCAACATGAGATCCAGCTACTCAAGGCTGGGGGAAATTTATTTGTCGACCTGGCCCTGAGGATTACTCAGACACTGAAGGTTACTAACTGTTGGGTCTGTGGGGGGCCCCTTATGAGTGAAAGATGGCCCTGGAGAGGTTCTACCGTGGAAGCAGCAGACCTATTCAAGTGGAACATAACTACCAGCACCCACCGTAGACCCCAGGAGTGGATACTAACCGATACTCCCCTGGCAACCGAGTGTGTTGCTAATGACCCATCAGGGTCGCCTGTGAAACACGTGGGGGTGAGTCCATGTAAACAGATCAAGACCTTCCACAAAAATGGTAGCACCTCCTGGTGGCCCAAAAGGCCTACATGGTACTGGCGGGCTACCGATGCTCCCATCCAAGGGACATGTGACAACACCACTGAAGGTCTGTGGAAATGCAAAGCCGAAACTGATAATCCCTATTTAGGGATTCCCGGCATGAAAACATGGGGTCATGATACGAACAAAGGGGGCCCGGCCCCGGAAGGATTATTTTGGATTTGCGGAAAAAGAGGGTACTCGATTTTACCCCCGAATTGGAAAGGGACTTGTTCCCTAGGGTTGTTACAACCCGGTTTCTTCCTGCTTCCCAAACGCAGAGGTAACGCCCTGGGAGTGAGGGTCTTTGACGATCTAAGACGTCCCAAGAGGAGTGTGGAAATCGGTACATGGAAGGACGAGGAATGGCCCCGAGAGAGTAATCTCCTATCATGGGCCGGCGACTTGGGCGGAGGATGGCTCATGGGGTTACCGCACACCAATTTATATACTGAACCGCGTTATCAGGTTGCAGGCTGTCCTGGAGATCATAACGAACAGGACAGCCGAGGCCTTGGGGCTATTGGCTAA